Proteins from a genomic interval of Phalacrocorax aristotelis chromosome 3, bGulAri2.1, whole genome shotgun sequence:
- the PRR18 gene encoding proline-rich protein 18, translated as MGLQPRRAAGPCPPAGRCAALPGPRTAAAWARGEEPEGAPGRTAALPPILPATAAARAQPKKPAAAPRKAAPRPAEEKAARKAGGAPPERAGPLSSSWPCSSLQRRPPAERGARPQPAPPPPPPPRGRPGAPGAGSRSCESLGGEAALRLSLRLPPEAVRLLQRRSLERQRGQPAPSPGGAAAAARRGARAGGGDLRALLKISLLNDRHRYDDEEYEEEEEAGAAVDEGLVRKCTEWLRGVESAAGRDRPDRLETLPHLGTL; from the coding sequence ATGGGGCTGCAGCCCCGGCGTGCAGCGGGGCCCTGCCCGCCGGCGGGGCGGTGCGCCGCCCTGCCCGGGCCGCGCACGGCGGCGGCCTGGGCCCGCGGCGAGGAGCCGGAGGGGGCTCCCGGCCGCACCGCCGCCCTGCCGCCCATCCTGCCGgccaccgccgccgcccgggcgCAGCCCAAGAAGCCGGCGGCGGCCCCTAGGAAGGCGGCGCCCCGGCCCGCGGAGGAGAAGGCGGCGAGGAAGGCGGGGGGGGCGCCCCCGGAGCGAGCCGGCCCCCTCTCcagctcctggccctgctcctccctgcagcGGCGGCCGCCGGCCGAGCGTGGGGCGCGGCcccagcccgccccgccgccgccgccgccgccgcggggccgcccgggGGCGCCGGGGGCGGGCAGCCGCTCCTGCGAGAGCCtcggcggggaggcggcgctGCGCCTCTCGCTGCGGCTGCCGCCGGAGGCCGTGCGGCTGCTGCAGCGCCGCAGCCTGGAGCGGCAGCGGGGGCAgcccgccccctcccccggcggcgcggcggccgcggcgcggcgcggagcccgggcgggcggcggcgacTTGCGCGCCCTGCTGAAGATTTCGCTGCTCAACGACAGGCACCGCTACGACGACGAGGAGtacgaggaggaggaggaggcaggggcgGCGGTGGACGAGGGGCTGGTGCGGAAATGCACCGAGTGGCTGCGCGGCGTGGAGAGCGCGGCCGGCCGCGACCGCCCCGACAGGCTGGAGACGCTGCCGCACCTGGGCACCCTCTga